In Lysinibacillus sp. FSL M8-0337, the following proteins share a genomic window:
- a CDS encoding histidine kinase, translating to MIKKGISWLLILLAITMLAGLTFNDQDTSNTDLQAKDGILDLTGISKNEKVVALSGEWKFVGNEYVKPTDFLQNAKVEMVPGPWKENVQYGTYQLQVELPAHFDKLGIRVRNIWSAHRLFINGEEFASYGTLVTKKEGAVPSNPVYEIYFKPKTKSLIITLQVADFYNARHGVIFPIDLGDAETIANDVVKDVNLEKTTIIILFIFSIFHFSLYLLRTKDRAFFYSALYFFTLALLVSTRGERTLIREYPAISFEWYFRLQDFITYINAVTLFFFFVYTVETLVKRRTAITLAMPLIFYGVGTLLFPARSLSFLQYFFFGYINVLALIIIGRLVHLLITKSTKIPRNELMILSASMFSLLIFSISGTVDQLFFSGKNVLNRAGLLFFILGMNVFLAMRLINRTTEAEVFSERLEKATIGKDSFLEVTTKELEQPLYHALNVTKSLSAHRTLIEHQLLEQQLERLLYLVNDLKDFTRIRFQDFQIDVHPVNVQMVFQHVVKMHERTMEKANIRFYTHADSQLLIQADEQRISQIVYRVVETAIAHAVNGEVVLTIMHLDADVRIVVEGTGPDVIKQIAADETGQSIGKAIIEQMGGSYSVDILHNGIRFLITLPFGGYEKKLHNKTDYILPLSLPTLNDNLPNLLIVEDDVIHAEVLRSLLQNHYAISLAHSAEEALYTIQHKKPDYLLIDEVMPVMDGLVLTQKIRSQYSYIDLPIIMLVANEYPTNISLVLESGANDYIRKPASKESLLARLSAISLTKEAMTNAIEHEMNFLQAQIKPHFLYNALSSIISFCYTDGERAGHLLTMLSTYLRYIFDSGKEGHRATLEKELEIIQAYVEIEQARFGSRLSVVIEIDETIDTAKVEVPSLLIQPLVENAIRHGIFEKEGNGCVIVKIEKEEDFLVVQIVDDGVGMTAEQVAALTMGKNISSNGIGFTNVLRRVKELPKASLMIQSKLDEGTTMILKQPLKEHANVENYYGRR from the coding sequence ATGATAAAGAAAGGAATTAGCTGGCTACTAATTCTACTGGCCATTACAATGTTAGCTGGTTTAACATTTAACGATCAAGATACGAGCAATACAGATTTGCAAGCAAAAGATGGCATATTAGATCTTACGGGTATTTCTAAAAATGAAAAAGTAGTTGCCTTGTCAGGTGAATGGAAGTTTGTTGGCAATGAATACGTAAAACCAACAGATTTTCTGCAAAATGCAAAGGTGGAAATGGTACCAGGGCCTTGGAAAGAAAACGTCCAATATGGTACTTATCAGCTTCAAGTTGAATTGCCTGCCCATTTCGATAAACTAGGCATTCGTGTACGAAATATTTGGTCTGCACATCGCCTCTTTATTAACGGAGAAGAGTTTGCGTCTTACGGAACGCTTGTAACAAAAAAGGAAGGGGCAGTACCGAGTAATCCAGTGTATGAAATATATTTTAAGCCTAAAACAAAATCACTGATCATTACATTGCAAGTAGCAGATTTCTATAATGCACGGCATGGCGTCATTTTCCCAATTGATCTTGGTGATGCAGAAACGATTGCCAACGATGTTGTAAAGGATGTTAATTTAGAAAAAACGACAATCATTATCCTATTTATTTTTTCAATCTTTCATTTTAGCTTGTATTTATTGAGGACAAAAGATCGAGCTTTTTTCTACAGTGCTCTGTACTTTTTCACACTGGCATTGTTAGTATCGACAAGAGGTGAACGGACGCTTATTCGGGAGTACCCTGCCATCTCCTTCGAATGGTACTTTCGATTGCAAGATTTTATAACTTATATCAATGCCGTTACATTATTCTTTTTCTTTGTCTATACAGTTGAAACACTAGTGAAGCGTCGAACGGCTATTACGTTGGCGATGCCCCTTATTTTCTATGGAGTAGGAACGCTACTCTTTCCTGCAAGGTCATTATCATTTTTACAATATTTCTTCTTTGGATACATAAATGTTTTGGCTTTAATCATTATTGGGAGATTGGTCCACTTACTTATCACTAAAAGTACGAAAATACCTAGAAATGAACTAATGATTTTAAGTGCCTCGATGTTTTCACTCCTTATCTTTTCGATAAGTGGCACAGTCGATCAGCTTTTTTTCTCTGGCAAAAATGTTCTAAATCGAGCTGGATTACTATTTTTTATTCTAGGCATGAATGTCTTTCTTGCAATGCGTCTAATTAATCGAACGACGGAAGCAGAAGTTTTTAGCGAAAGATTGGAAAAGGCTACAATAGGTAAAGATTCTTTTTTAGAAGTTACAACAAAAGAACTCGAACAACCTCTTTATCATGCACTGAACGTCACAAAATCATTATCTGCACATCGAACTTTAATAGAGCATCAATTACTTGAGCAACAGCTTGAACGTTTATTATATTTAGTAAATGACCTAAAGGATTTTACAAGAATTCGTTTCCAAGATTTCCAAATTGATGTTCATCCGGTAAATGTGCAAATGGTTTTTCAGCATGTTGTGAAAATGCATGAACGGACGATGGAAAAAGCGAATATCCGATTTTATACGCATGCAGATAGTCAATTGCTAATACAGGCAGATGAACAAAGAATTAGTCAAATTGTTTATCGTGTAGTGGAAACAGCCATTGCTCACGCGGTCAATGGAGAAGTCGTCCTAACAATTATGCATCTTGATGCAGATGTAAGAATAGTAGTTGAAGGGACTGGACCTGACGTTATCAAGCAAATCGCTGCAGATGAAACGGGCCAATCCATCGGAAAAGCAATAATTGAACAAATGGGTGGCAGCTATTCCGTAGATATTTTACATAATGGCATAAGGTTTTTAATCACATTGCCTTTTGGGGGATATGAGAAAAAACTACATAATAAAACAGATTATATTCTGCCATTATCTCTTCCAACACTAAATGATAATTTACCAAATTTATTGATTGTGGAGGATGATGTTATACATGCGGAAGTATTGCGAAGTCTCCTTCAGAATCATTACGCAATATCTTTAGCGCATAGTGCTGAAGAAGCGCTTTACACTATTCAGCATAAAAAACCGGATTATTTATTAATCGATGAAGTGATGCCAGTGATGGATGGCTTAGTGCTAACCCAAAAAATAAGAAGTCAATATAGCTATATTGATCTACCGATTATTATGCTAGTAGCTAATGAATATCCTACGAATATTTCACTTGTACTTGAATCAGGCGCTAACGATTATATTCGAAAGCCTGCATCCAAGGAATCATTATTGGCACGACTCTCTGCCATTTCTTTAACGAAAGAAGCGATGACGAATGCTATTGAGCATGAAATGAACTTTTTACAAGCGCAAATTAAGCCACACTTTTTATATAATGCACTTAGTAGTATTATTTCCTTTTGCTATACAGATGGAGAACGTGCAGGCCATTTATTAACAATGTTGTCTACGTATTTACGTTATATCTTTGATTCTGGAAAGGAAGGCCATCGAGCAACGCTTGAAAAAGAACTGGAAATTATTCAGGCTTATGTAGAAATTGAACAAGCTCGTTTTGGTAGTAGATTAAGTGTTGTAATTGAAATTGATGAAACAATTGATACAGCAAAAGTTGAGGTGCCGAGCCTGTTAATACAGCCTCTTGTCGAAAATGCGATTCGTCATGGGATTTTTGAAAAAGAAGGAAATGGCTGTGTAATTGTGAAAATAGAAAAAGAAGAAGATTTCCTTGTAGTTCAAATTGTCGATGATGGCGTTGGGATGACAGCAGAACAAGTAGCCGCTTTAACAATGGGTAAAAATATCAGTTCAAATGGCATTGGTTTTACGAATGTCTTACGCCGTGTTAAAGAGTTACCAAAAGCTTCGCTTATGATTCAATCTAAATTGGATGAAGGAACAACTATGATTTTAAAACAACCTTTAAAGGAGCATGCCAATGTGGAAAATTATTATGGTAGAAGATGA
- a CDS encoding LysR family transcriptional regulator, protein MELRQLRYFVEVAEREHISEAAEHLHVAQSAISRQIANLEDELGTPLFERVGRNVKLTPIGKTFLEHTITALKAIDFAAKQVEEYLDPAKGTIKIGFPTSLASYVLPTVISAFKREYPDLQFQLRQGSYRFLIDAVKNRELNLAFLGPLPPKDEAIQSTILFTENIAALLPANHPLAKRKSIQLADLRNDLFVLFPDGYILHKVAMDACRAAGFLPNVISEGEDLDALKGLVAAGIGVSLLPESSLYDSAARFTIKVPIESPTIPRTVGIISPINREIAPSEKIFLEFVTNFYSRLSQFQ, encoded by the coding sequence GTGGAGTTACGTCAATTACGTTATTTTGTGGAGGTTGCAGAACGGGAACATATTTCTGAAGCTGCTGAACATCTTCATGTTGCTCAGTCAGCAATAAGTCGTCAAATTGCTAATTTAGAGGACGAATTAGGCACACCACTTTTTGAACGCGTCGGTCGAAATGTAAAATTAACACCGATCGGAAAAACTTTTCTCGAACATACCATTACTGCTTTAAAAGCCATAGATTTTGCAGCGAAGCAGGTAGAGGAATATTTAGACCCTGCAAAAGGCACTATTAAGATAGGCTTTCCTACAAGCTTAGCAAGCTATGTGCTGCCGACCGTTATTTCAGCCTTTAAGCGTGAATACCCAGATTTGCAATTCCAATTGCGTCAGGGCTCCTATCGCTTTTTAATTGATGCTGTTAAAAACCGTGAGTTAAACTTAGCATTTTTAGGACCGCTTCCACCAAAGGACGAGGCAATCCAATCAACTATACTATTTACAGAAAACATTGCAGCCTTATTGCCAGCAAACCATCCATTAGCTAAACGAAAAAGTATTCAACTGGCAGACTTACGTAATGACCTTTTCGTTCTATTTCCAGATGGCTATATATTGCATAAAGTTGCAATGGACGCCTGTCGTGCTGCTGGCTTTTTACCGAATGTAATATCGGAAGGTGAAGACTTAGATGCCTTAAAAGGTCTAGTTGCAGCTGGAATTGGCGTTAGCTTACTTCCTGAAAGCTCACTATATGATTCAGCTGCCCGCTTCACGATTAAGGTACCCATTGAATCACCTACAATTCCAAGAACTGTTGGCATTATTTCACCGATAAATCGTGAAATCGCTCCATCTGAAAAAATATTTTTAGAGTTCGTTACTAATTTCTATTCTCGACTTTCACAGTTTCAATGA
- a CDS encoding glycosyltransferase, with the protein MKILHYSMLFFGGVIVFYMLFVIVSYCTMLIIAMLDLRKRYRLDPSEYDDAHIDAFYSKPVSLLVPAYNEEVGVVDTVYSLLNLRYPQTEIIIINDGSTDNTLQTVIEHFQMKPVNKIIKTNIHTKQVIQIYESEIYMNCILVDKVNGGKADALNVGINVSQYPYFCSIDGDSILDEKALLRVMKPIVLSDGEVIAAGGNIRIANGAKMQLGSIYDMRLPSNYLVIMQIIEYLRAFLMGRIALSKFNLVLIISGAFSVFSKKWAVEAGGYSTNIIGEDMELVVNVHRLIKEKKVNKRIEFVPDPVCWTEAPHTLSVLRNQRRRWHQGMFESLWKHKKMTLNPRYGLIGMVSFPYFWLVECLGPVVELGGYIYIIIAFFLGQIYYEMAILLLLLFVIYGVIFSVASVLFEAWSMNTYPRKRDLLRMITLAFTEIFWYRPLTLLWRCEGLIRFVRRKSEWGNMKRVGIAEKEKSV; encoded by the coding sequence ATGAAAATTTTACATTACTCCATGTTGTTTTTTGGCGGCGTAATTGTATTTTATATGCTGTTTGTTATTGTTTCGTATTGCACCATGTTAATCATCGCAATGCTTGATTTGCGTAAGCGATATCGTTTAGACCCTTCGGAGTATGACGATGCGCATATTGATGCCTTTTATTCCAAGCCTGTGTCCTTACTAGTTCCTGCCTATAATGAAGAAGTAGGTGTAGTAGATACCGTCTATTCATTGCTTAATTTACGTTATCCGCAAACAGAAATTATTATTATTAATGATGGTTCCACTGACAATACACTACAAACGGTCATTGAGCACTTTCAAATGAAACCTGTAAATAAAATTATAAAAACAAATATTCATACTAAGCAAGTGATCCAAATTTATGAATCAGAAATTTATATGAATTGTATATTGGTAGATAAAGTGAATGGTGGCAAGGCTGATGCATTGAATGTCGGTATCAACGTATCACAATATCCGTATTTTTGTTCCATTGATGGGGATTCCATTTTAGATGAAAAAGCATTGCTTCGTGTGATGAAGCCGATTGTTTTATCTGATGGAGAAGTGATTGCGGCAGGGGGGAATATACGTATCGCCAACGGAGCGAAAATGCAGCTTGGCTCGATTTATGATATGCGCTTACCTAGTAATTATTTAGTTATCATGCAAATAATTGAATATTTGCGAGCCTTTTTAATGGGGCGAATTGCATTAAGTAAATTTAATCTTGTGTTGATTATTTCAGGTGCATTTAGTGTCTTTTCAAAAAAATGGGCTGTTGAAGCAGGAGGCTATTCGACCAATATTATTGGTGAAGACATGGAGCTTGTTGTCAATGTTCATCGACTTATTAAAGAGAAAAAAGTAAATAAACGAATTGAATTTGTACCAGACCCTGTCTGTTGGACAGAAGCACCACATACATTAAGTGTCTTGCGAAATCAACGCAGACGTTGGCATCAAGGGATGTTTGAAAGTCTTTGGAAACATAAGAAGATGACGTTAAATCCACGATACGGTTTGATTGGTATGGTTTCGTTTCCATATTTTTGGTTAGTAGAATGTTTAGGACCTGTTGTAGAACTAGGTGGCTATATCTATATTATTATCGCGTTTTTCTTAGGGCAAATTTATTATGAAATGGCGATTTTGTTATTATTACTTTTTGTTATTTATGGTGTTATTTTTTCCGTTGCTTCCGTATTATTTGAGGCTTGGAGCATGAATACGTACCCAAGAAAGAGAGACTTGTTACGTATGATTACTTTAGCGTTTACTGAAATTTTTTGGTATCGCCCACTTACACTGCTATGGCGTTGTGAAGGGTTAATTCGATTTGTACGTAGAAAGAGTGAATGGGGAAATATGAAGCGTGTCGGGATTGCTGAAAAGGAGAAAAGTGTATGA
- a CDS encoding HEAT repeat domain-containing protein → MIDLSLDFLLSVIAILFIVLCGFMIYIFYQRQSEVRFKKSRDIYLKDYSQLWYEYLFNNEIFSVVLIPRGKPQVQAIEMIFSSYLKNITNDDMRWKMKNFANQYLKTFYENDLMNKRWSIRMNALYRIADLQLDELLDACKKLETTKYSKEEFFQLLKIYSLFQPELFIQKIKVPNANYSESEYRRLFVLLEEDIFMRFFDEFTSWSISIQFAVIDTAAAKKNMKYIGELEQLLTNENDEIKIRALKGLFEIGVIENINPYIPFVTSDLWEVRLMVGKIFKYVPLSYSYPYLEQLLQDENWWVRSQAAKTIAEDRDGLEKLKEFISYSTDHYAVEMAQETIMRKQGTR, encoded by the coding sequence ATGATAGACTTATCGCTTGATTTTCTTTTATCAGTAATAGCTATACTGTTCATTGTTCTGTGCGGCTTCATGATATATATATTTTATCAACGTCAAAGTGAAGTGCGTTTTAAAAAATCGAGAGATATCTATTTAAAAGACTACTCACAGCTTTGGTATGAATATCTTTTTAATAATGAAATTTTTTCAGTGGTGCTTATACCTCGTGGCAAGCCCCAAGTTCAGGCAATCGAAATGATTTTTTCATCCTATTTAAAGAACATTACGAATGATGATATGAGATGGAAAATGAAGAATTTTGCCAATCAGTATTTAAAGACATTTTATGAAAATGATTTAATGAATAAACGTTGGAGCATTCGCATGAACGCTTTATATCGTATCGCCGATTTGCAGCTCGATGAATTGCTCGATGCTTGTAAAAAATTAGAGACAACGAAATACTCTAAGGAAGAGTTTTTTCAATTGCTTAAAATATATTCCTTATTTCAGCCAGAATTATTTATTCAAAAAATTAAGGTTCCCAATGCAAATTACTCTGAAAGTGAGTATAGAAGATTATTCGTTTTATTAGAGGAAGATATATTTATGCGATTTTTTGATGAGTTTACGAGCTGGTCAATAAGCATTCAATTTGCTGTAATCGATACAGCTGCTGCCAAAAAAAATATGAAATATATTGGGGAATTAGAGCAATTATTAACGAATGAAAATGATGAAATTAAAATACGCGCGCTAAAGGGCCTGTTTGAAATCGGCGTAATTGAAAATATTAATCCGTATATTCCTTTTGTAACGTCAGATTTATGGGAAGTGCGCTTAATGGTAGGGAAGATTTTTAAATATGTCCCCTTGTCCTATTCTTATCCATATTTAGAACAGCTTCTTCAAGATGAAAATTGGTGGGTTCGCTCTCAAGCTGCGAAGACGATTGCTGAAGACCGTGACGGATTAGAGAAATTAAAAGAGTTTATTTCTTATTCTACTGATCATTATGCAGTAGAGATGGCACAAGAAACAATAATGAGAAAGCAGGGAACGAGATGA
- a CDS encoding response regulator → MNEVIFTKDIMLEQDVKKYFEIMLESAIRSHMTITTIFLKCVHSTSSEVNQSNVNTQITDFLTENIRKTDLLFQLEDGEHWGIIFLQSSDVEANAFLKRIFQLLKKDTTLESRVALKASITEIRNNQINFEILVEKNKALLADNNQQPWWIEQIEDYRLQSIELVKVSIIEQNAIFRKVLETTLNSMDIANFTFDVTAYEDGYSFLQSNTYQSGHLHLIIMNDILPRNNGLEILHSLRTMPNEKKFLIYMMSERNSEIAALNAYEGGVDEFIVKPFNLRLLEAKIKRTFARYWL, encoded by the coding sequence ATGAATGAAGTAATTTTCACAAAAGATATAATGCTAGAACAAGATGTTAAAAAATATTTTGAAATTATGCTTGAAAGTGCTATTCGTTCACATATGACGATTACCACAATTTTTTTAAAGTGTGTACACAGTACCTCTTCAGAAGTAAATCAAAGCAATGTAAATACTCAAATTACTGATTTTTTAACGGAAAATATTCGGAAGACAGATTTACTCTTCCAATTGGAAGATGGAGAGCATTGGGGCATTATTTTTTTACAAAGTAGTGATGTTGAAGCGAATGCATTTTTAAAAAGAATCTTCCAGTTACTAAAGAAAGATACAACGCTAGAAAGTCGCGTTGCCTTAAAAGCTTCTATAACAGAAATACGTAATAATCAGATCAACTTTGAAATACTAGTAGAAAAAAATAAAGCATTGCTGGCTGACAACAATCAACAGCCATGGTGGATTGAACAGATAGAGGATTATCGTTTACAATCCATTGAACTTGTAAAAGTGAGTATTATTGAACAAAATGCAATTTTTAGAAAAGTACTAGAAACGACTTTAAATTCCATGGATATCGCTAATTTCACCTTTGATGTCACAGCATATGAAGATGGTTATAGTTTTTTACAATCTAATACTTATCAATCTGGGCATCTGCATTTAATTATTATGAATGATATTTTACCGCGCAATAATGGCTTAGAAATTTTACACAGCTTACGAACAATGCCGAACGAAAAGAAATTCCTTATTTACATGATGTCTGAACGTAACTCAGAGATCGCTGCACTAAATGCTTATGAAGGTGGCGTAGATGAATTTATAGTCAAACCGTTTAATTTACGTTTATTAGAAGCAAAAATTAAACGAACTTTTGCGAGGTATTGGCTATGA
- a CDS encoding glycosyl hydrolase family 18 protein, with the protein MRKFILFICMALLIITACSNSKEVPVEAKEELKNKNKLQLSIWLPEWQKKSAIEDVKNSQQGLQDVRVFGAYFNSKDQLLLTDNAVEMLQQTQQQFHATHSVILTLINDYVTDNAPSVQKDSKLLHRLLQDTSTRQKHIDNILQIVEQYQVKGIEIDYEKVAKEDLPKYLLFLEELYQQLSKKNITLNVVLEPRFPFDMKLPDGPKYTVMAYNVHGYHSGPGAKATFSFLDDLLKKIQKSNQDLAIAFATGGFKWPAQGKAVALTEIEAEQLLAKTKVKKQRDQASGAAYFTYSDDNNVRYEVWYADQETLEKWISYVQQKSYHEVVLWRAGGLSSDTLKWIDKQSIK; encoded by the coding sequence GTGAGAAAATTTATTTTGTTTATCTGTATGGCACTACTAATTATCACAGCATGTAGCAATAGTAAAGAAGTTCCGGTTGAAGCAAAGGAAGAGCTAAAGAATAAAAATAAGTTGCAATTATCTATTTGGTTGCCCGAATGGCAAAAAAAATCAGCAATAGAAGATGTGAAAAATTCACAGCAGGGTCTACAGGATGTTCGTGTATTTGGCGCTTATTTCAACAGTAAAGATCAATTATTATTAACAGATAATGCGGTAGAGATGTTGCAACAAACACAGCAACAATTTCATGCAACACATTCTGTGATACTTACGTTAATCAATGACTATGTTACAGATAACGCCCCATCAGTTCAGAAGGATAGTAAGTTATTACATCGCCTGCTCCAAGATACTTCAACAAGACAAAAGCATATCGATAATATATTGCAAATTGTTGAGCAATATCAGGTCAAGGGAATAGAAATTGATTATGAAAAGGTAGCGAAAGAGGATCTTCCGAAATATCTACTTTTTTTAGAAGAGCTTTATCAACAATTATCCAAAAAAAATATCACACTAAATGTTGTATTAGAACCGCGTTTTCCATTTGATATGAAATTGCCCGATGGCCCAAAGTATACTGTTATGGCGTACAATGTCCATGGTTATCATAGTGGACCGGGAGCGAAAGCAACATTCTCATTTTTAGATGACTTACTAAAAAAAATACAAAAGTCTAATCAAGACTTAGCCATTGCTTTTGCAACGGGCGGATTTAAATGGCCTGCACAAGGGAAAGCAGTTGCTTTAACGGAAATTGAGGCAGAGCAACTACTCGCCAAAACGAAAGTAAAGAAACAACGAGATCAAGCAAGCGGGGCTGCCTATTTCACTTATTCAGATGACAATAATGTGCGTTATGAGGTATGGTATGCGGATCAAGAGACACTTGAAAAATGGATTAGCTATGTCCAACAAAAAAGCTATCATGAGGTAGTATTATGGCGCGCTGGCGGTTTAAGTTCAGATACATTAAAGTGGATTGACAAACAATCTATCAAATGA
- a CDS encoding polysaccharide deacetylase family protein → MSEKNVVLDPAKKNRRKLLRSIAQFVIVVFLAVILIRVVFLTEKKEEETVPLINKDGFIALSYFGVSRNDSPKYVSRKNLEKQLELLEGQGYKTITQQDIVDFYEKNKPLPEKALFLSFEDGRTDSSIFAQNIMEELNYKATMFTYANKMDTRDNKFLKPKDLLLMQKSGFWELGSNGYRLTYINIYNDQGQSLGMIDENDVPNKTTIEYYNHYLMDFIRNQFMIPSETRKEMETRIKKDYKLMHDIYEEKLDEVPKAYAIMHANALYNNMDPLVESINDTEIKNTFGMHFNLELGAYNNKDADLYNLSRLQVSPYWSTNHVMMKIRQASKQNVAFEVGDAEQAKKWSIINGAAEFKNNEIIITSAPSSEGRIILKDELPNQYNVNFAFKGNVVGQQSLYVNYDEKSNSYMRIALIDNEIVVSEKLPGASVVEKERLQLNDIKWDEKQYAFNKATVYNYQDTQKGSRIDEDEYPRNLTQKRVFNIAVNKDKIEINVDDELSKTIKVNPVINGTQLGIGAMYSKKDTTHEQYADDIYDTLIDDLLITDGNKTTLFSNQYTNFDKVKYKTTTLFNNVVDFFIETF, encoded by the coding sequence ATGAGTGAAAAAAATGTTGTATTAGATCCAGCTAAAAAAAATCGCAGAAAATTACTTCGTTCTATTGCTCAATTCGTTATCGTTGTATTTTTAGCGGTGATTTTAATACGTGTCGTGTTCTTAACAGAAAAAAAAGAAGAGGAAACAGTTCCTCTAATTAATAAAGATGGTTTTATTGCATTATCCTACTTTGGCGTAAGTAGAAATGATTCTCCAAAATACGTGTCCAGAAAGAACTTGGAAAAACAGTTGGAGTTACTTGAAGGGCAAGGTTACAAAACGATTACCCAGCAAGATATAGTAGATTTTTATGAAAAGAACAAACCTCTACCAGAGAAAGCATTGTTTTTATCATTTGAAGATGGACGCACAGACTCAAGTATTTTCGCTCAAAACATTATGGAAGAGTTGAATTATAAAGCAACCATGTTTACGTATGCCAATAAGATGGATACGAGAGACAATAAATTTTTAAAACCTAAAGATTTATTACTGATGCAAAAAAGTGGCTTTTGGGAATTAGGTTCCAATGGATACCGTCTGACGTATATTAATATTTATAATGATCAAGGACAGTCATTAGGCATGATCGACGAGAATGATGTGCCAAATAAAACGACAATCGAATATTATAATCACTATTTAATGGACTTTATTCGCAATCAGTTTATGATTCCGAGTGAAACGCGTAAAGAAATGGAGACGCGAATTAAAAAGGATTATAAATTAATGCACGATATTTATGAAGAAAAGTTAGATGAAGTGCCAAAGGCGTATGCCATTATGCATGCCAATGCACTTTACAATAACATGGACCCTTTAGTAGAGAGTATCAACGATACCGAAATTAAAAATACATTTGGTATGCATTTCAATTTAGAGCTAGGTGCCTATAATAACAAAGACGCAGATCTCTATAACTTAAGCCGATTACAAGTATCGCCATATTGGTCAACAAACCATGTGATGATGAAAATCCGCCAAGCGAGTAAACAAAATGTAGCATTTGAAGTAGGGGATGCTGAACAAGCAAAAAAATGGTCCATTATTAATGGCGCTGCAGAATTTAAAAATAATGAAATCATTATAACGTCTGCACCATCCAGTGAAGGGCGCATTATTTTAAAGGATGAATTGCCTAATCAATATAATGTCAATTTTGCTTTTAAAGGAAATGTAGTAGGGCAGCAATCTCTATATGTGAACTATGATGAAAAAAGCAATAGCTATATGCGTATTGCATTAATAGACAATGAGATCGTTGTGTCAGAAAAATTACCTGGAGCAAGTGTTGTTGAAAAGGAACGCTTGCAGTTAAATGATATTAAGTGGGATGAAAAACAATACGCATTTAATAAAGCAACTGTTTATAACTATCAAGATACACAAAAAGGTTCGAGAATTGATGAAGATGAATATCCACGAAATTTAACACAAAAAAGAGTATTTAATATCGCTGTGAATAAAGATAAAATAGAGATAAATGTCGACGATGAATTATCGAAGACAATAAAGGTAAATCCAGTTATTAATGGGACACAATTAGGAATCGGAGCAATGTATAGTAAAAAAGATACGACACATGAACAGTATGCAGATGATATTTACGATACATTGATTGATGATCTATTAATAACAGATGGAAACAAGACGACACTCTTTTCAAATCAATATACGAATTTTGATAAAGTGAAGTATAAAACAACGACTTTGTTTAATAACGTTGTAGACTTCTTTATTGAAACCTTCTAA